In Lycium ferocissimum isolate CSIRO_LF1 unplaced genomic scaffold, AGI_CSIRO_Lferr_CH_V1 ctg285, whole genome shotgun sequence, a single genomic region encodes these proteins:
- the LOC132043766 gene encoding uncharacterized protein LOC132043766: protein MTSSLSPKNRRATTVLGVRASPRLAVAHTNPRVIDVPARNITTAICAGEKQQYKLTKLLVNVNIQNSLGPVHLVMTSEKNVGELIKAAIDIYVKEKRRPLLTSSDPLCYQLHYSQFSLESLKTEEKLVNLGCRSFFLCPKPNTSSCADKAMATTRSQLPLTKLMDFVL, encoded by the exons atgacatcgTCACTATCTCCAAAAAACCGCCGTGCTACCACCGTGCTCGGTGTCAGAGCGTCACCTAGACTCGCGGTCGCGCATACAAATCCgcgtgttattgatgttccggCTAGAAATATAACGACCGCAATATGTGCTGGTGAGAAGCAGCAGTACAAGTTAACGAAGTTGTTGGTGAATGTGAATATTCAGAATAGTTTGGGACCGGTGCATTTGGTGATGACGTCGGAGAAAAACGTTGGAGAATTGATAAAGGCGGCGATTGACATTTACGTGAAGGAGAAGAGGCGGCCATTGTTGACTAGTAGTGATCCACTGTGTTACCAGCTTCATTATTCTCAATTTAGTCTCGAGA GTTTGAAGACAGAGGAGAAATTGGTGAATTTGGGATGTCGAAGTTTCTTTCTTTGTCCAAAACCAAATACTTCATCATGTGCGGACAAAGCAATGGCAACAACAAGATCTCAACTTCCCTTAACAAAGCTCATGGATTTCGTTCTataa